The Pseudomonas azotoformans genome has a segment encoding these proteins:
- a CDS encoding MarR family winged helix-turn-helix transcriptional regulator produces MPDSYVFSEQVGHLLRKAYQRHLAIFQQNVGDSQLTAVQFVTLCALRDHGASSLTELVKATAVDQATIRGIVERLKTKELISLEPDPQDKRKVVVDLSPAGAELVAQTAPRAAQISELTLSNLNPAERIAVLFLLRKMIDDPQE; encoded by the coding sequence GTGCCAGATTCCTACGTATTTTCTGAACAAGTCGGCCACCTGTTGCGCAAGGCCTACCAGCGCCATCTGGCGATCTTTCAGCAGAATGTTGGCGATTCCCAGCTCACCGCCGTGCAGTTCGTCACCCTGTGTGCCCTGCGCGATCACGGTGCAAGCTCCCTGACCGAACTGGTCAAGGCCACCGCCGTGGACCAGGCGACTATTCGCGGCATCGTCGAGCGGCTCAAGACCAAGGAGCTGATCAGCCTGGAACCGGACCCGCAGGACAAGCGCAAAGTGGTGGTGGACCTGTCCCCGGCAGGCGCCGAACTGGTCGCCCAGACCGCGCCGCGCGCTGCGCAGATCAGCGAATTGACCCTGAGCAATCTCAACCCGGCCGAACGGATCGCGGTGTTGTTCCTGTTGCGCAAGATGATCGACGACCCGCAGGAATAA
- a CDS encoding (2Fe-2S)-binding protein, giving the protein MISQHITVTLEVNGQKSDVSAMADTPLLLVLRNDLELNGPKYGCGLGECGACTVIIDGVAARSCVFPLSGAVGREIVTLEGLGSRQDPHPVQQAFIDEQAAQCGYCLNGMIMTTKALLDRNPNPSEAEVRNELSGNLCRCGTHIEILRAVLRAARLMTVD; this is encoded by the coding sequence ATGATCAGCCAGCACATCACGGTAACGCTTGAGGTCAACGGGCAGAAAAGCGACGTCAGCGCCATGGCGGACACGCCGCTGTTGCTGGTGCTGCGCAATGACCTGGAACTCAATGGTCCCAAATACGGCTGCGGCCTGGGGGAGTGCGGTGCCTGCACCGTGATCATTGATGGAGTGGCGGCCCGTTCCTGTGTGTTTCCGTTGTCGGGGGCTGTGGGCCGCGAGATTGTCACCCTGGAAGGTCTGGGCTCACGCCAGGATCCGCACCCGGTGCAACAAGCCTTTATCGACGAGCAGGCCGCGCAATGTGGCTACTGCCTCAACGGCATGATCATGACCACCAAGGCCTTGCTCGACCGTAACCCCAACCCCAGCGAAGCCGAGGTGCGCAACGAGCTGTCGGGCAACCTCTGCCGTTGCGGCACCCATATCGAAATCCTGCGCGCCGTGCTGCGTGCGGCCCGCCTGATGACCGTGGATTGA
- the ggt gene encoding gamma-glutamyltransferase, giving the protein MKYQPFSRTLIATALVLTVSGVHAASQAPVAGENGMVVTAQHLATHVGVDVLKAGGNAVDAAVAVGYALAVVYPAAGNLGGGGFMTVQLADGRKTFLDFREKAPLAATANMYLDKDGNVIEGLSAKGHLAVGVPGTVSGMELALSKYGTLKRAQVIAPAIKLAENGFELEQGDIDLLHTATGEFEKDKDLRGIFLHNGQPMQVGQKLVQKDLAKTLKEISAKGSDGFYKGWVAKALVDSSQAGKGIITQADLDKYKTRELAPIECDYRGYHVVSAPPPSSGGVVICQIMNILEGYPMADLGYHSAQGLHYQIEAMRHAYVDRNSYLGDPDFVKNPIEHLLDKNYAAKLRDAIEPQKAGDSQAIKPGVSPHEGNNTTHYSIVDKWGNAVSVTYTLNDWFGAGVMASKTGVILNDEMDDFTVKVGVPNMYGLVQGEANAIAPGKAPLSSMSPTIVTKDGKAVMVVGTPGGSRIITATLLTILNVIDYKMNIQEAVDAPRFHQQWMPETTNLETFAVSPDTQKILESWGHKFAGPQDANHLAAILVGAPSLGGKPVGNNRFYGANDPRRNTGLSLGY; this is encoded by the coding sequence ATGAAATACCAACCCTTCAGCCGTACCTTGATAGCCACCGCCCTGGTCTTGACAGTCAGTGGTGTGCACGCCGCGTCTCAGGCCCCGGTGGCCGGTGAAAATGGCATGGTGGTGACGGCCCAGCATTTGGCAACTCACGTGGGCGTGGATGTGCTCAAGGCCGGCGGCAATGCGGTCGACGCGGCCGTGGCCGTGGGCTACGCACTGGCGGTGGTGTACCCGGCGGCGGGTAACCTGGGTGGCGGCGGTTTCATGACCGTGCAACTGGCGGACGGGCGCAAGACCTTCCTCGACTTCCGCGAAAAAGCCCCGCTGGCGGCCACCGCCAACATGTACCTGGACAAAGACGGCAATGTCATTGAAGGCCTCAGCGCCAAGGGTCACCTGGCCGTTGGCGTGCCCGGCACCGTCTCGGGCATGGAACTGGCCCTGAGCAAATACGGCACCCTCAAGCGCGCCCAAGTCATCGCCCCGGCGATCAAGCTAGCGGAGAACGGCTTCGAGCTGGAGCAGGGCGATATCGACCTGTTGCACACCGCCACCGGTGAGTTCGAAAAAGACAAGGACCTGCGCGGGATCTTCCTGCACAACGGTCAGCCGATGCAGGTCGGCCAGAAGCTGGTGCAGAAAGACCTGGCCAAGACCCTCAAGGAAATCTCGGCCAAGGGCAGCGACGGTTTCTATAAAGGCTGGGTCGCCAAGGCCCTGGTGGATTCCAGCCAGGCCGGCAAAGGCATCATCACCCAGGCTGACCTCGACAAGTACAAGACCCGGGAACTGGCGCCCATCGAGTGCGACTACCGTGGCTACCACGTGGTCTCGGCACCGCCTCCAAGCTCGGGCGGCGTGGTGATCTGCCAGATCATGAACATCCTCGAAGGTTACCCGATGGCCGACCTCGGCTATCACTCGGCCCAGGGCCTGCACTACCAGATCGAAGCCATGCGCCACGCCTACGTGGACCGCAACAGCTACCTCGGCGACCCGGACTTCGTGAAGAACCCGATCGAGCACCTGCTGGACAAAAACTACGCGGCGAAACTGCGCGACGCCATCGAGCCGCAAAAAGCCGGTGACTCCCAGGCGATCAAGCCTGGCGTATCGCCCCATGAAGGCAATAACACCACCCACTACTCCATCGTCGACAAGTGGGGCAATGCGGTCTCGGTCACCTACACCCTCAACGACTGGTTCGGTGCGGGCGTGATGGCGAGCAAGACCGGGGTGATCCTCAACGATGAAATGGACGACTTCACCGTCAAGGTCGGCGTGCCGAACATGTACGGCCTGGTCCAGGGTGAAGCCAACGCCATCGCGCCGGGCAAGGCGCCGCTGTCGTCGATGAGCCCGACCATCGTGACCAAGGATGGCAAGGCCGTGATGGTGGTGGGTACGCCGGGTGGCAGCCGCATCATTACCGCGACCTTGCTGACGATCCTGAATGTCATCGACTACAAGATGAACATCCAGGAAGCGGTGGACGCGCCGCGTTTCCACCAGCAATGGATGCCGGAAACCACCAACCTGGAGACCTTCGCGGTGAGCCCGGATACCCAGAAGATCCTTGAAAGCTGGGGCCACAAGTTTGCCGGGCCGCAGGATGCCAACCACTTGGCGGCGATCCTGGTCGGGGCGCCGTCGCTGGGTGGCAAGCCGGTGGGCAACAACCGCTTCTATGGCGCGAATGACCCGCGGCGCAACACGGGCCTGTCCTTGGGTTACTGA
- a CDS encoding MarR family winged helix-turn-helix transcriptional regulator: MIVQTPAPNPMQQIGLAGRGFVRLYEGRLKELGFAVAQIPVLVALKHSEGLPQAELVRIVRVEQSSMAQLLGRMERDGMIERVADPADRRSRLITLTDAARKRMPAARAVMQQGTAQALEGFSEEEEATLLALLLRVNANLERAGE; encoded by the coding sequence ATGATCGTTCAAACGCCTGCCCCCAACCCCATGCAACAGATCGGCCTGGCCGGCCGGGGTTTCGTCCGTCTCTACGAAGGTCGTCTAAAAGAACTCGGCTTCGCTGTCGCGCAGATTCCGGTACTGGTGGCGCTCAAGCACAGCGAAGGCTTGCCCCAAGCCGAGCTGGTGCGCATCGTCCGTGTCGAGCAGTCGAGCATGGCGCAGTTGCTGGGACGCATGGAGCGTGACGGCATGATCGAGCGGGTGGCCGACCCGGCGGATAGACGCAGCCGCCTCATTACCCTGACCGACGCGGCGCGCAAACGCATGCCCGCCGCCCGCGCGGTCATGCAGCAGGGGACGGCGCAGGCGCTGGAAGGGTTCAGTGAAGAGGAGGAAGCGACCTTGCTGGCGTTGCTGCTAAGGGTGAACGCCAACCTGGAGCGTGCCGGCGAGTAG
- a CDS encoding TetR/AcrR family transcriptional regulator, translating to MAIKKTGIRAQQADQTRARILQAAVKVFTRDGYSGGRVDSISKEADSNDRMLYYYFGSKEHLFVCVLEHTYEQFNKAESKLKLNLDAPEQALRDLVAFIWHYYVKHPEFVAILSIENLHQGKHAQQSGEMRRLSGEAVGVLRPIIEAGQAQGVFRLDVDLKHVYLMIASLCYFYNSNRHTLSSFLGEDLANRGQQQDWLGFISDLVLRGVTP from the coding sequence ATGGCGATCAAGAAGACCGGCATCCGCGCCCAACAGGCCGACCAGACCCGTGCGCGCATCCTGCAGGCGGCAGTCAAGGTGTTCACCCGCGACGGTTACTCCGGCGGGCGTGTCGACAGTATCTCCAAGGAGGCGGACTCAAACGACCGCATGCTCTATTACTACTTCGGCAGCAAGGAACACCTGTTCGTCTGCGTGCTGGAACACACCTACGAGCAGTTCAACAAAGCCGAAAGCAAGCTCAAGCTGAACCTCGATGCACCAGAGCAGGCGCTGCGTGACCTGGTGGCGTTCATCTGGCATTACTACGTCAAGCACCCGGAGTTCGTGGCGATCCTGAGCATCGAAAACCTGCACCAGGGCAAGCACGCGCAACAGTCCGGCGAGATGCGCAGGTTGTCCGGGGAAGCGGTCGGCGTGCTGCGCCCGATCATCGAGGCGGGCCAGGCCCAAGGCGTGTTTCGCCTGGATGTGGACCTCAAGCACGTGTACTTGATGATTGCTTCGCTGTGCTACTTCTATAATTCCAACCGCCACACCCTCAGCTCGTTCCTCGGTGAAGACCTGGCAAACAGAGGCCAGCAGCAGGATTGGCTGGGGTTCATCAGTGACCTGGTGCTGCGCGGCGTGACGCCTTAG
- a CDS encoding molybdopterin cofactor-binding domain-containing protein, translating into MTDTPLSRDQWLAKAGVLLIVDDVLPPSGPVAKGGTPTVKPKELGLFIAVNDDGLVYAFNGHVDLGTGIRTSLAQIVAEELDLTMEQVKMVLGDTERVPNQGATIASATLQISAVPLRNAAAEARRFLLARAAGRLGVSTASLKVDAGVIHAADGRTATYAELVSGQHDQLRISGDAPLKPIEDYRLVGKGAARVDIPGKATGELTYVHDMRVPGMLHGRVIRPPYAGLDCGDFVGNSLLSVDESSIAHIPGIVAVVVIRDFVGVVALREEQAVKAASELQVHWKPWNHALPDMSDVEQAIRDNPRVRRTVLDQGHVDEALAGASQRMPRSYLWPYQMHGSIGPSCGVADYSPAGSRVWSGSQNPHLLRADLAWLLECDEALIDVIRMEAAGCYGRNCADDVCADALLLSRTVGKPVRVQLTREQEHLWEPKGTAQLMDVDGGLNADGSIAAYDFETSYPSNGAPTLALLLTGRVEPVAAMFEMGDRTSIPPYDIENMRVTINDMAPIVRASWMRGVSALPNTFAHESYIDELAFAAGVDPVEYRLRYLKDERAIDLVKSTAERANWAPRTAPMQTTNEDHLLRGRGFAYARYIHSKFPGFGAAWAAWVADVAIDKQTGDVSVTRVVIGHDSGMMINPAGVQHQIHGNVIQSTSRVLKERVTFEESTVASKEWGGYPILTFPEVPQIDVMMMPRQDQPPMGAGESASVPSAAAIANAIYDATGIRFRELPITPERVLAALNAGTLGEPAKSPEKRRKWWFGALFATLGAVLATAWPFHSEIAPIAPPSAGTWSKATLERGRLLAAVGDCAVCHTTPGGATNAGGLAMQTPFGTLYSSNITPDVQTGIGAWSYPAFERAMRDGIGRDGRNLYPAFPYTAFRNINDADMQALYAYLMSQAPVSQAPTPNAMSFPFNLRPLMAGWNALNLRRGEISVQPERSEQWNRGNYLVNGLGHCAACHSPRNLMGAEKGGKSFLAGGRVDGWEAPALNGLSKAPTPWTQDQLFSYLSTGYSDAHGVAAGPMGPVVSELSKLPKADIRAMAVYLASLNGDAAAETQVAAAASVPNPNGRRVFEGSCKACHADGLGPKLFGVSPSLATNTNVHSDQPDNLIKVILQGISNPATKDLGYMPGFKDSLSNSQVADLAAYLRGKFAPNAPQWNGLEQKVAHLRANPGTH; encoded by the coding sequence ATGACCGACACCCCGCTTTCCCGTGACCAGTGGCTGGCCAAGGCCGGCGTTTTGTTGATCGTCGATGACGTGCTGCCGCCTTCGGGGCCGGTGGCAAAGGGCGGCACGCCCACCGTGAAACCCAAGGAACTGGGGCTGTTCATTGCGGTAAACGATGACGGCCTGGTGTACGCGTTCAATGGCCATGTGGACCTGGGCACCGGCATTCGCACATCGTTGGCGCAGATCGTCGCCGAAGAGCTCGACCTGACGATGGAGCAGGTGAAGATGGTGCTCGGCGACACCGAGCGTGTGCCCAACCAAGGGGCAACCATCGCCAGTGCAACTTTGCAGATATCCGCGGTGCCCCTGCGCAATGCCGCAGCCGAAGCACGGCGTTTCCTGTTGGCGCGGGCGGCGGGGCGCCTGGGTGTGAGCACGGCCAGCCTGAAGGTCGATGCTGGCGTCATCCACGCAGCTGACGGGCGCACCGCCACGTATGCCGAACTGGTCAGCGGCCAGCACGACCAACTGCGCATCAGCGGTGACGCGCCGCTCAAACCCATCGAGGACTACCGCCTGGTGGGCAAGGGCGCTGCGCGAGTGGATATCCCCGGCAAAGCCACGGGCGAGCTGACCTACGTACACGACATGCGCGTGCCGGGCATGCTCCATGGCCGAGTGATTCGCCCACCGTATGCCGGGCTCGATTGCGGCGATTTTGTCGGCAACAGCCTGTTGAGCGTGGATGAGTCGTCCATCGCGCATATCCCCGGTATCGTCGCGGTGGTGGTGATCCGCGATTTTGTCGGTGTGGTGGCGCTGCGTGAAGAGCAGGCGGTCAAGGCCGCCAGCGAATTGCAGGTGCACTGGAAACCCTGGAACCACGCGTTACCGGACATGAGTGATGTTGAACAGGCGATCCGCGACAACCCCCGCGTACGCCGTACCGTGCTTGACCAGGGCCATGTCGACGAAGCCCTGGCCGGCGCCAGCCAACGTATGCCGCGCAGTTATCTCTGGCCGTACCAGATGCACGGTTCGATCGGCCCGTCCTGCGGCGTGGCGGATTATTCGCCAGCCGGCAGCCGGGTGTGGTCGGGCAGCCAGAACCCGCACCTGCTGAGGGCCGACCTGGCATGGCTGCTGGAGTGCGATGAAGCGCTGATCGATGTGATCCGCATGGAAGCCGCCGGCTGCTACGGGCGCAATTGCGCGGATGATGTGTGCGCCGATGCCTTGCTGTTGTCCCGTACGGTGGGCAAGCCGGTGCGCGTACAACTGACCCGCGAGCAGGAACACCTGTGGGAGCCCAAGGGCACCGCGCAACTGATGGATGTCGATGGCGGCCTCAACGCCGATGGCAGCATTGCCGCCTACGATTTTGAAACCAGCTACCCCTCCAATGGCGCGCCGACCCTGGCGCTGTTGCTGACCGGCCGCGTCGAGCCGGTGGCGGCGATGTTCGAGATGGGCGACCGCACCTCGATCCCGCCTTACGACATCGAGAATATGCGCGTGACCATCAACGATATGGCGCCCATCGTGCGCGCGTCGTGGATGCGCGGCGTGTCGGCCTTGCCTAACACCTTTGCCCACGAGTCCTACATCGACGAACTGGCGTTCGCCGCCGGCGTCGACCCGGTGGAATACCGCCTGCGTTACCTCAAGGACGAGCGCGCCATCGACCTGGTGAAATCCACCGCCGAACGCGCCAACTGGGCGCCGCGCACCGCGCCGATGCAAACTACCAACGAGGACCATCTGCTGCGTGGTCGTGGCTTTGCCTACGCGCGCTACATCCACAGCAAATTCCCCGGATTCGGCGCGGCCTGGGCGGCGTGGGTGGCGGATGTGGCCATCGACAAACAGACGGGCGATGTGTCGGTGACCCGCGTGGTGATCGGGCATGACTCGGGGATGATGATCAACCCGGCCGGGGTGCAGCACCAGATCCACGGCAATGTGATCCAGTCGACCAGCCGTGTGTTGAAGGAGCGGGTGACGTTTGAAGAGTCGACGGTGGCGAGCAAGGAGTGGGGTGGTTATCCGATCCTGACCTTCCCCGAAGTGCCACAGATCGACGTGATGATGATGCCGCGCCAGGACCAGCCACCCATGGGCGCCGGAGAGTCGGCGTCGGTGCCCAGCGCCGCGGCGATTGCCAATGCGATCTATGACGCCACCGGCATTCGTTTTCGTGAGTTGCCGATCACCCCGGAGCGGGTGTTGGCAGCGTTGAATGCGGGCACCTTGGGCGAGCCGGCCAAGTCGCCGGAGAAACGCCGCAAATGGTGGTTTGGTGCGCTGTTCGCCACCTTGGGCGCGGTGCTGGCGACGGCCTGGCCGTTCCACAGTGAAATCGCGCCGATTGCACCGCCCAGCGCCGGCACTTGGTCCAAGGCCACTTTGGAGCGCGGGCGGTTGCTGGCGGCGGTGGGCGATTGCGCGGTGTGCCACACGACGCCTGGCGGCGCGACCAATGCCGGTGGGCTGGCGATGCAGACGCCGTTCGGCACGCTGTACAGCAGCAATATCACCCCGGATGTGCAGACCGGCATTGGCGCCTGGTCCTACCCGGCCTTCGAGCGGGCAATGCGTGACGGTATTGGTCGTGACGGGCGCAATCTGTATCCGGCGTTTCCTTATACGGCGTTTCGCAATATCAACGATGCGGACATGCAGGCGTTGTACGCCTATTTGATGTCTCAGGCCCCGGTGAGCCAGGCGCCGACGCCGAATGCGATGAGCTTTCCGTTCAATCTGCGGCCGTTGATGGCGGGCTGGAATGCCCTGAACCTGCGGCGCGGTGAAATTTCGGTGCAGCCTGAGCGCAGCGAGCAATGGAATCGCGGCAATTACCTGGTCAACGGCCTGGGCCACTGCGCCGCCTGCCATTCGCCGCGCAACCTGATGGGCGCGGAGAAGGGCGGCAAATCCTTTCTGGCCGGTGGCAGGGTCGATGGTTGGGAGGCGCCGGCCCTCAATGGTTTGTCCAAGGCCCCGACGCCGTGGACCCAAGACCAACTGTTTAGCTACCTGAGCACCGGCTATTCCGACGCCCATGGCGTGGCGGCTGGCCCGATGGGGCCGGTGGTCAGTGAATTGTCGAAACTGCCCAAGGCGGATATCCGCGCGATGGCGGTGTACCTGGCCTCGCTCAACGGTGATGCGGCTGCCGAGACCCAGGTGGCTGCGGCGGCCAGCGTGCCGAATCCGAACGGTCGACGGGTGTTCGAAGGCTCCTGCAAGGCCTGCCATGCGGATGGCCTGGGGCCGAAACTGTTTGGGGTGAGCCCGTCGTTGGCGACCAATACCAATGTACACAGCGATCAGCCGGATAATTTGATCAAGGTGATTTTGCAGGGCATCAGCAACCCGGCGACCAAGGATCTGGGGTACATGCCGGGGTTCAAGGACAGTTTGTCCAATAGCCAGGTGGCGGATCTGGCGGCGTACCTACGCGGCAAATTCGCACCGAACGCGCCGCAGTGGAATGGCCTGGAACAGAAGGTGGCGCATTTGCGCGCCAATCCAGGCACCCACTAA
- a CDS encoding FAD-dependent monooxygenase codes for MGSTQKIAIVGAGLGGAAAATLLQQAGFDVDVYEQAPEFSRLGAGIHMGPNIMKIFRRMGIEKQLDLMGSHPEHWFSRCGESGDYLSRIPLTGYGASYITVHRGDLHALQMSTLKPGTLHFNKRLETLEETDTQVRLTFADGQVTYADIVIGADGINSKIREELLGVEKPLYSGWVAHRALIRGDQLAKYDLKFEDCIKWWTEDRHMMVYYTTGKRDEYYYVTGVPHAEWDFQGAFVDSSREEMFDAFKGYHPTVQALIESTESVTKWPLRNRNPLPLWSRGRLVLLGDACHPMKPHMAQGAGMAIEDAAMLTRCLQETGISDYRTAFQLYEANRKERASRVQAVSNANTWLRTQEDPAWVYGYDLYAQELKSGVAA; via the coding sequence ATGGGAAGCACTCAGAAAATCGCCATCGTCGGCGCAGGCCTGGGCGGCGCCGCCGCGGCCACCCTGTTGCAGCAAGCCGGCTTCGACGTGGATGTCTACGAGCAGGCGCCGGAGTTTTCCCGGTTGGGCGCGGGGATCCACATGGGGCCCAACATCATGAAAATCTTCCGCCGCATGGGCATCGAAAAGCAGCTGGACCTGATGGGCTCGCACCCCGAGCACTGGTTCAGCCGTTGCGGCGAGAGCGGCGACTACCTGTCGCGTATCCCGCTTACCGGCTATGGCGCGTCCTACATCACCGTGCACCGTGGCGACCTGCATGCGCTGCAGATGTCCACCCTCAAGCCCGGCACACTGCACTTCAACAAGCGCCTGGAAACCCTTGAAGAAACCGACACCCAGGTACGCCTGACCTTCGCCGATGGCCAGGTGACCTACGCCGACATCGTGATCGGCGCCGACGGCATCAATTCCAAGATCCGCGAAGAACTGCTCGGCGTGGAAAAACCGCTGTACAGCGGCTGGGTCGCGCACCGTGCGCTGATCCGGGGTGACCAGCTCGCCAAGTACGACCTGAAGTTCGAAGACTGCATCAAGTGGTGGACCGAAGACCGCCACATGATGGTCTACTACACCACCGGCAAGCGCGACGAGTACTACTACGTGACCGGCGTGCCCCATGCCGAATGGGACTTCCAGGGTGCGTTCGTCGACAGCAGTCGCGAAGAGATGTTCGACGCCTTCAAGGGCTACCACCCCACCGTCCAGGCCCTGATCGAATCCACCGAAAGCGTGACCAAATGGCCGCTGCGCAACCGCAACCCGCTGCCGTTGTGGAGCCGTGGCCGTCTGGTACTCCTCGGCGATGCCTGCCACCCGATGAAACCGCACATGGCCCAGGGCGCAGGCATGGCCATCGAAGACGCCGCCATGCTCACCCGCTGCCTGCAGGAAACCGGCATCAGCGACTACCGCACCGCCTTCCAGCTCTACGAAGCCAACCGCAAGGAACGCGCATCCCGCGTGCAGGCCGTGTCCAATGCCAACACCTGGCTGCGCACCCAGGAAGATCCGGCCTGGGTTTATGGCTATGACCTGTACGCCCAGGAACTGAAATCGGGGGTGGCCGCGTGA
- a CDS encoding 2,5-dihydroxypyridine 5,6-dioxygenase, with protein MPVSDCELTQMFEHVLTLSKVDPTQSVAVLKSHYSDARTVRAAMDAAQRLGAKVYAVELPSFNHPRAMGNDMTAYCGDTALTGNIAAQRALEAADLIVDTMMLLHSPEQEQILKTGTRILLAVEPPEVLARMLPTEEDKVRVLAAEQLLKKARSIHVKSRAGSDFRAALGQYPSVTEYGFADEPGRWDHWPSGFLFSWPNEETAEGVLVLDIGDILLPFKTYTREKITLEIEKGFITNIHGGFEAEYLRDYMKYFNDPEVYGISHIGWGLQPRAQWTAMGLHDKNDGMCMDARAFYGNFLFSTGPNTEVGGTRKTPCHMDIPLRNCDVYLDDEAVVIAGDVVAPQASRAR; from the coding sequence ATGCCGGTAAGCGATTGCGAACTGACCCAGATGTTTGAACACGTGTTGACGCTGTCCAAGGTCGACCCGACCCAGAGCGTTGCCGTGCTCAAGAGCCATTACTCCGACGCACGCACCGTGCGTGCCGCGATGGACGCCGCGCAGCGCCTGGGGGCCAAGGTGTATGCGGTGGAGTTGCCGTCGTTCAACCATCCCAGGGCGATGGGCAATGACATGACCGCCTACTGCGGCGACACCGCGCTCACCGGCAATATCGCCGCCCAGCGTGCACTGGAAGCCGCCGACTTGATCGTCGACACCATGATGCTGCTGCACTCGCCAGAGCAGGAGCAGATCCTCAAGACCGGCACGCGCATTCTGCTGGCGGTGGAGCCGCCGGAAGTACTGGCGCGCATGCTGCCGACCGAAGAGGACAAGGTGCGTGTATTGGCGGCCGAACAGTTGCTGAAAAAAGCGCGCTCGATCCATGTGAAATCCCGTGCCGGCAGTGACTTCCGCGCCGCCTTGGGGCAGTACCCGTCGGTGACCGAATACGGTTTTGCCGATGAGCCGGGACGCTGGGACCATTGGCCGAGTGGTTTCCTGTTCTCCTGGCCCAACGAAGAAACCGCCGAAGGCGTGCTGGTGCTGGACATCGGTGACATCCTGCTGCCGTTCAAGACCTATACCCGCGAGAAGATCACCCTGGAGATCGAGAAGGGCTTCATCACCAACATCCACGGTGGTTTCGAGGCTGAATACCTGCGCGACTACATGAAGTACTTCAACGACCCCGAGGTGTACGGCATCTCCCATATCGGCTGGGGCCTGCAGCCACGGGCGCAGTGGACGGCCATGGGCTTGCACGACAAGAACGACGGCATGTGCATGGACGCGCGGGCGTTCTATGGCAATTTCCTGTTCTCCACCGGGCCGAATACCGAAGTGGGCGGGACACGCAAGACGCCGTGCCATATGGATATTCCGCTGCGCAATTGCGATGTGTACCTGGATGATGAAGCGGTTGTGATTGCCGGGGATGTGGTTGCGCCGCAAGCCTCCCGCGCCCGCTGA
- a CDS encoding FAD-dependent oxidoreductase, giving the protein MTPPLRIAIIGAGPGGLTLARILFRHGIAASVFERERDPLERPQGGTLDLHVESGQLALQRAGLEDAFKRIARYEDQGSRLMDHHGELLFEDPNPDAGDRPEVDRTALRQALLDSLPLGCVNWGAGIHEVRPVGDGRWTLHQGPVTYGPFDLVVGADGAWSKVRPLLSTYQPQYSGLTFIEFGIDDVDHQHPHLAKLVGRGKLEVAGEAKSIMVQRNANAHLRGYAIFRVPPDWAADHLSLHALKVQFKGWHPQVLALFDAANETVLARPIYALPVGHRWSHRQGLTLIGDAAHLMSPFGGEGVNAAMLDAAELAQHLLEAPDCSTAVQGFENHLFERVIPAAQGSAEGAAIQLSHDSLALSLAHLHHHLTPQ; this is encoded by the coding sequence ATGACGCCCCCATTACGCATCGCCATTATCGGCGCCGGCCCCGGCGGATTGACCTTGGCGCGAATCCTTTTTCGCCATGGCATCGCCGCCAGCGTGTTTGAGCGCGAACGCGATCCGCTCGAACGCCCGCAAGGTGGCACGCTGGACCTGCATGTCGAATCTGGCCAGCTCGCCCTGCAGCGTGCAGGCCTGGAAGACGCGTTCAAGCGCATCGCCCGATACGAAGACCAGGGCTCACGCCTGATGGATCATCACGGTGAGTTGCTGTTTGAAGACCCCAATCCGGACGCGGGTGACCGTCCCGAAGTCGACCGCACGGCCCTGCGCCAGGCGCTGCTGGATTCGCTGCCGCTTGGCTGTGTGAACTGGGGCGCAGGTATCCACGAAGTCCGGCCGGTCGGTGATGGGCGCTGGACGTTGCATCAAGGCCCTGTCACCTACGGCCCCTTCGATCTGGTGGTCGGTGCCGACGGGGCCTGGTCGAAAGTACGCCCGCTGCTGTCGACCTATCAGCCGCAATACAGCGGGTTGACCTTCATCGAGTTTGGCATCGACGATGTCGACCACCAGCACCCGCACCTGGCCAAGCTGGTTGGTCGAGGCAAGCTGGAAGTCGCCGGGGAAGCCAAATCGATCATGGTGCAACGCAACGCGAATGCGCATTTGCGTGGCTATGCAATCTTTCGCGTACCGCCCGACTGGGCAGCCGATCATCTCAGCCTGCACGCGCTAAAAGTCCAATTCAAAGGCTGGCATCCGCAGGTGCTGGCGCTGTTTGATGCGGCAAACGAGACGGTACTGGCGAGGCCTATCTACGCCCTGCCCGTGGGCCATCGCTGGTCCCATCGCCAGGGGCTGACGTTGATCGGTGATGCCGCCCACCTGATGTCGCCGTTTGGCGGCGAAGGGGTGAACGCGGCGATGCTGGATGCTGCCGAGTTGGCGCAGCACTTGCTCGAGGCCCCTGACTGCTCGACAGCAGTCCAGGGGTTTGAAAACCACCTGTTCGAACGGGTGATACCGGCAGCCCAGGGCAGCGCCGAGGGCGCCGCCATCCAGTTATCCCATGACAGCCTGGCGCTGTCCCTGGCCCACCTGCATCACCACCTCACGCCTCAGTAA